The following proteins are co-located in the Microbulbifer sp. VAAF005 genome:
- a CDS encoding M28 family metallopeptidase: protein MRIKSLLGALIMALLVACTSSSFENTGPTADKDYIRRDINFLASAELEGRDTGSEGYLQAAQYVAGQFKKMGLIPAGEQGYFQEVPFRSASWDGSDPEFVLEGQNDEIAMQFGEDFLASPSALSERSQINAELVFVGYGIEAPDFGINDYHGLDVQGKIVVVLAGRPQSLPSEVGAHHSSPRTKRQVAAKHGAVGFVRLYTPEREKRRPFDYYAKHRFDDTFDWVKKTGMPGSAIPGMHPGVMLSIAAGGKLFDGAERSLESIFADIEQGITPEGFPLSYRAKMSSSSNHKRVTSPNVVAVLPGSDPLLKDEYVVFSAHLDHVGKKEDGEIYYGAQDNAAGIAVMLETARLFVESGQNPRRSLLFVAVTAEEKGLLGSDYFAEYPTVPLESIVANINLDMPMLLYPFRDIIAFGAEHSSLGRVAEEAANRSGLKLSPDPMPEEVIFVRSDHYNFVRRGVPSIYLITGREAKDPSVDGTAAQMGFFRERYHKPGDAADEQINYEAAEQFTQVNYLIARQVADADRQPYWYDGDFFGDLFSRE, encoded by the coding sequence ATGAGAATTAAGAGTTTATTGGGTGCCTTGATTATGGCACTTCTGGTTGCTTGCACCAGCTCAAGCTTTGAGAACACTGGTCCCACAGCAGATAAAGATTACATTCGCCGGGATATTAATTTCCTCGCCTCAGCAGAGTTGGAGGGGCGTGATACTGGTAGTGAAGGCTATCTCCAAGCGGCACAGTATGTGGCTGGCCAATTTAAAAAGATGGGGCTGATTCCAGCAGGGGAGCAAGGTTACTTCCAGGAAGTGCCTTTTCGCAGTGCCAGTTGGGATGGGAGTGATCCTGAATTTGTCTTAGAGGGCCAGAACGATGAAATCGCCATGCAATTTGGCGAGGACTTTCTAGCATCGCCCTCCGCACTGAGTGAGCGCTCGCAGATCAATGCCGAGTTGGTATTTGTCGGTTACGGTATTGAGGCTCCGGATTTTGGCATTAATGACTATCACGGCCTGGATGTACAGGGAAAGATTGTCGTTGTGTTAGCTGGCCGGCCGCAGAGCTTGCCCAGTGAAGTGGGGGCTCACCACTCCTCTCCTCGCACCAAACGCCAGGTTGCAGCAAAACATGGCGCTGTGGGTTTTGTTCGCCTTTATACACCTGAGCGGGAGAAACGCCGCCCATTTGACTACTATGCGAAGCACCGTTTTGATGACACTTTTGACTGGGTGAAAAAGACTGGTATGCCCGGTAGTGCAATCCCGGGGATGCACCCGGGAGTTATGTTGAGCATCGCTGCAGGCGGCAAGCTGTTTGATGGCGCTGAGCGCAGTCTTGAAAGTATTTTTGCCGATATTGAGCAAGGAATAACTCCAGAAGGCTTCCCCCTTAGTTACCGTGCAAAAATGAGCAGCAGCTCTAACCACAAGCGCGTAACCAGCCCGAATGTAGTGGCCGTTTTACCGGGAAGTGATCCACTCCTGAAAGATGAATATGTTGTTTTTTCCGCACACCTGGATCATGTTGGAAAGAAAGAGGACGGCGAGATTTACTACGGTGCCCAGGATAACGCTGCCGGTATCGCGGTGATGTTGGAAACCGCACGTCTTTTTGTTGAATCCGGGCAAAATCCTCGAAGATCACTGCTGTTCGTTGCTGTTACCGCAGAGGAAAAAGGTTTGCTGGGATCGGATTATTTTGCCGAGTACCCCACGGTGCCACTGGAATCGATCGTAGCCAATATCAACCTTGATATGCCCATGCTGCTCTATCCATTCCGCGATATTATTGCTTTCGGTGCTGAACATTCATCTTTGGGGCGAGTTGCGGAGGAGGCTGCAAACCGTTCCGGGCTTAAACTCAGTCCCGATCCCATGCCGGAGGAAGTTATCTTCGTGCGCAGTGACCACTACAATTTTGTCCGTCGCGGAGTGCCCTCAATCTACTTGATTACCGGAAGGGAGGCAAAAGACCCCAGTGTGGATGGTACTGCTGCACAGATGGGTTTCTTCCGCGAGCGCTACCACAAGCCAGGGGATGCTGCGGACGAGCAGATTAATTATGAGGCGGCTGAGCAATTTACCCAGGTAAATTACCTGATTGCCCGGCAAGTTGCCGATGCAGACAGGCAACCATACTGGTACGACGGTGATTTCTTTGGGGATTTATTTTCCAGGGAGTGA
- a CDS encoding 4'-phosphopantetheinyl transferase superfamily protein, translating into MPYFTCSSFNSWSGNWQGDSIHLLGSTELSRLEKIHSIKRRAQFLAGRILLRTLIAEQYEYSPWEITVEAEAPTIAMVRGKPLCHISISHSDDFVAVAIAETPVGIDCENESHQRNWLAMAKQYFHKAEITELNSLPTSQVAACFLTKWTAKEALAKCSGVDLGQLLASAPVINRPQQLNHPYKNYLLWTGQPRPGAYLSLAVKHNQASSVVTPIGTFRASHCERTSKSTILKPINGFS; encoded by the coding sequence ATGCCTTACTTTACCTGCTCTTCCTTCAATAGCTGGTCAGGAAACTGGCAGGGAGATTCCATTCACCTGCTGGGAAGCACTGAGCTCTCACGGCTGGAGAAAATACACAGTATTAAACGCCGAGCCCAGTTCCTGGCCGGGCGAATATTACTGCGCACTTTAATTGCGGAGCAATACGAGTATTCACCTTGGGAAATTACAGTTGAGGCTGAAGCACCGACCATTGCTATGGTTAGAGGAAAACCCCTTTGTCATATTTCCATAAGCCATTCCGATGACTTTGTTGCCGTAGCAATAGCGGAAACTCCAGTAGGTATTGATTGCGAAAATGAGTCCCACCAAAGGAATTGGTTGGCCATGGCTAAGCAATACTTCCACAAGGCGGAGATAACCGAACTAAACTCGCTCCCGACATCGCAAGTAGCTGCTTGTTTCCTCACTAAATGGACCGCCAAAGAAGCATTAGCTAAATGTTCTGGTGTCGATTTGGGGCAGCTGCTGGCCTCAGCTCCTGTAATTAACCGACCTCAGCAATTGAACCATCCGTACAAGAATTACCTATTGTGGACAGGACAGCCGAGGCCTGGAGCCTACCTAAGCCTTGCGGTTAAACACAATCAAGCCAGCTCTGTCGTAACCCCAATAGGCACATTTAGAGCTAGCCACTGCGAAAGAACAAGCAAAAGTACTATCCTGAAGCCAATCAATGGTTTCAGTTAG
- a CDS encoding beta-ketoacyl synthase chain length factor, with amino-acid sequence MEFVVSKWRAWCSGISDQSDWQGWRRGEKQLGGSSQADVSFLPAMQRRRLSPLAKAVFNTAFPLLQQEDIPLLLCSVHGEAMRTYSLLQGVAASEDLSPTAFGLSVHNAIAGQFSIACKTRSPAIALAGGDFPILSGFIESFGLLQEGVEELLLVFCEETLPEMYHSSAESSTYICATALRLAKHKSSDTDTKLSLTASKCARAESVFIEPDYQLPLIRSLIDGEGRISVAEGWELQINAC; translated from the coding sequence ATGGAATTTGTTGTCAGTAAATGGCGAGCATGGTGCTCGGGAATATCAGATCAATCGGATTGGCAGGGTTGGCGTAGAGGAGAAAAGCAGCTTGGTGGAAGTAGCCAGGCGGATGTGTCTTTTCTTCCTGCAATGCAGCGCCGTCGTTTGAGTCCGCTAGCCAAAGCCGTTTTTAATACCGCTTTTCCGCTATTACAGCAGGAAGATATTCCTTTATTGCTTTGCTCAGTGCATGGCGAAGCAATGAGGACTTATTCATTGCTACAAGGCGTTGCAGCAAGTGAAGACCTATCGCCAACTGCATTTGGACTTTCTGTACACAACGCAATTGCAGGACAGTTCTCTATTGCCTGTAAAACCAGGTCTCCAGCAATTGCGCTAGCAGGAGGAGATTTTCCTATACTTTCAGGGTTTATAGAGTCTTTTGGTCTTCTTCAGGAAGGCGTTGAGGAATTGCTTTTAGTGTTCTGTGAAGAAACACTGCCTGAGATGTACCATTCCAGCGCTGAGAGCTCAACATATATTTGTGCAACTGCTCTACGCCTGGCAAAACATAAATCTAGTGATACTGATACAAAACTATCATTGACTGCCAGTAAGTGTGCGAGAGCTGAGTCGGTATTTATTGAGCCTGATTACCAGCTTCCTTTAATTAGATCTTTGATCGATGGAGAGGGGCGTATATCAGTTGCCGAAGGATGGGAGCTACAGATCAATGCCTGTTAA
- a CDS encoding IS3 family transposase (programmed frameshift) — MTTKGTRRKFKPEFKKDAVALVSEQGYSISKAAEAVGTTANNLRRWIKELEQEENGVRLDSGERAELDQLRREVKQLRMEKEIPKKGQRLLCERNEIKYEFIKKQQGSFPVRVLCRVMQVNKSSYYEWCRRSDSPIDGQIWQLCHRLKALFAESRESLGSRRLMKLLRKEGFEIGRYRVRKLMKKLGLVVKQKKRFTLTTNSKHQLPVAENLLNRDFSPSAKNQVWTTDITYIWTLQGWLYLAVVIDLYSRRIVGWHLDRQMETALASRALVMAINLRTPTKGLLHHSDRGSQYASHSYQALLKQHGMVCSMSRKGNCWDNAPTERFFSSLKREWLTGNLYPTREGAITDVRAYIAYYNSRRIHTTLGDVTPIEFEKCA; from the exons ATGACAACAAAAGGTACACGCCGGAAATTCAAGCCGGAGTTCAAGAAAGACGCCGTAGCTCTTGTCTCAGAACAAGGGTATTCGATTTCCAAGGCCGCAGAGGCTGTAGGAACCACTGCTAACAATCTGCGACGCTGGATAAAGGAGCTGGAGCAGGAAGAGAACGGAGTAAGGTTGGATTCGGGCGAACGAGCTGAACTGGATCAACTGCGACGTGAAGTAAAGCAATTGCGGATGGAGAAGGAAATCC CTAAAAAAGGCCAGCGCCTTCTTTGCGAAAGAAATGAAATAAAGTACGAATTTATTAAAAAGCAGCAAGGTAGCTTTCCAGTTAGAGTGCTCTGCCGAGTAATGCAAGTAAATAAGAGCAGCTATTACGAATGGTGTCGTCGTAGTGATAGCCCAATAGATGGCCAGATTTGGCAACTATGCCATCGATTGAAGGCCTTATTTGCAGAATCTCGTGAGAGTCTCGGAAGCCGTCGGTTAATGAAGCTGTTGCGCAAAGAAGGCTTTGAAATTGGGCGTTATCGAGTCCGCAAACTCATGAAAAAGCTCGGCTTGGTAGTAAAACAGAAGAAGCGATTTACACTAACCACAAATAGCAAGCACCAACTGCCAGTTGCTGAGAATCTTCTAAATAGGGATTTCTCACCGAGTGCTAAAAATCAAGTTTGGACTACGGATATTACCTACATCTGGACTTTGCAGGGTTGGTTATACCTAGCAGTGGTAATTGATCTTTATTCACGCCGGATTGTTGGCTGGCACTTAGACCGCCAGATGGAGACGGCCCTGGCAAGTCGTGCACTGGTTATGGCTATCAATTTGCGCACCCCAACAAAAGGTCTGCTGCATCACTCTGATCGAGGTAGCCAGTATGCCAGCCATAGCTACCAAGCGCTACTAAAGCAGCATGGAATGGTGTGCTCAATGAGCCGCAAGGGAAATTGTTGGGACAATGCACCTACTGAGCGTTTTTTTAGTAGCCTGAAGCGGGAATGGTTAACAGGAAACCTCTATCCGACAAGGGAGGGTGCGATAACAGACGTGAGGGCCTATATTGCGTATTACAATTCACGCAGAATACATACAACACTGGGGGACGTAACCCCTATCGAATTTGAAAAATGTGCTTAG
- a CDS encoding zinc dependent phospholipase C family protein encodes MLHGLKKFGGQLSFLLLGLMVTNNGWAFKLKSHVFVGQQVINDLADDGNLTFEINNNFYDIPVSEEVSSAILENQSAYLFGNIGPDAAPDFVVGQTSVHPGALGKNEAGDVIEELDSSRYHTDDWLKYLLTKKEISNKARAYIYGYLSHASADVFAHTYVNQYSGDIFELGDGEQLNEKRHIALESYIDSKVPVLRDYQGIALGAPYQRINLEDDDLFEFLRDELIYADIPTEQYAKNSYALHLVAISNLREQLRKQANDEYGYWHAIDVWVLQLVAKIKYDIDVSDELASDLVDIGNVLIDEVNVGVDQIQSISDKLLGYRSDFENFGFDSVTSAMDKLQSSQDSLTDKRQELEKAVLDWRTDLAVNGCEYAIDTIDPAGILETAIELDPFAGLLGIDGVEDAIEWSIDPLGILDIFGDDDPYVYTIGEENISASDLYSDYALDWARESGRSRVLSDFIYNSPGFTPEDIAAILNDETTEFADYASPYHREVVDSLVEMIRDSIIPPFILIGAGDVLSPILINTTEYNWSVKFSDGIITSILVTESESGKEVISINSNKISSDDGGLCEDLSKAVNAADYALLNAIHELEDDVNQQAQQNIDDAKAAYEKLKEVEDNLNATVNALIDLWQLLESDMSPIQSVFSMWQSSVDTAMTEYTRTTATMMVNTMDESASSVDPLADWVACYGPTLIGVPSQACEVWQNVNGMVDALSDVLSILDNAPIPVDLRVAREALRGKSMG; translated from the coding sequence ATGTTGCATGGACTGAAAAAGTTTGGGGGGCAGTTAAGCTTCCTTTTGCTAGGATTGATGGTGACAAATAATGGGTGGGCATTTAAATTAAAAAGTCATGTTTTCGTTGGGCAGCAGGTTATTAATGACCTTGCAGATGATGGAAATTTGACCTTTGAAATCAATAATAATTTTTATGATATCCCTGTATCAGAAGAGGTTTCTTCGGCAATTCTGGAGAATCAATCTGCATATCTTTTTGGAAATATTGGGCCAGATGCTGCTCCGGATTTTGTGGTAGGGCAGACGAGTGTACATCCTGGAGCATTAGGAAAAAATGAAGCTGGGGATGTGATTGAAGAGTTAGACTCTAGCCGGTATCACACTGATGATTGGTTGAAATACTTATTAACCAAGAAAGAAATATCTAATAAAGCACGTGCCTATATATATGGTTACTTGAGTCATGCATCAGCAGATGTATTTGCACATACATATGTTAACCAGTACTCAGGGGATATTTTTGAACTTGGTGATGGCGAACAATTAAATGAAAAACGCCATATAGCGCTGGAATCGTACATAGATTCAAAGGTGCCCGTCTTACGTGATTACCAGGGAATTGCGCTGGGAGCGCCCTATCAAAGGATTAATCTCGAGGATGATGATCTATTTGAGTTTCTCCGGGATGAGCTAATTTATGCCGATATTCCAACGGAGCAATATGCTAAAAACTCTTACGCTTTACATTTAGTTGCAATCTCAAATTTAAGAGAACAATTGCGAAAGCAGGCAAATGATGAGTATGGTTATTGGCATGCCATTGATGTTTGGGTGTTACAATTGGTAGCCAAAATAAAATATGACATCGATGTCTCTGACGAGTTAGCTAGTGATTTAGTAGATATTGGTAACGTTCTTATAGATGAGGTCAATGTCGGAGTTGATCAGATTCAGTCTATAAGTGATAAATTGCTGGGTTATAGGAGTGACTTTGAGAATTTTGGCTTTGACTCCGTGACCTCTGCAATGGATAAACTGCAGTCTTCACAAGATAGCCTGACAGATAAAAGACAGGAACTGGAAAAAGCTGTACTGGATTGGCGCACTGATTTGGCTGTTAATGGCTGTGAATATGCTATTGATACGATAGATCCTGCAGGGATATTAGAAACTGCAATTGAATTAGATCCATTTGCAGGTTTGTTAGGGATTGACGGAGTTGAGGATGCTATTGAATGGTCTATTGACCCACTAGGTATTTTAGATATCTTTGGGGATGATGATCCCTATGTGTACACGATAGGGGAGGAGAATATTTCTGCTTCTGATCTATACTCTGATTATGCTTTGGATTGGGCTCGAGAATCAGGAAGATCAAGGGTTTTGAGTGATTTCATTTATAATTCACCAGGATTTACACCGGAAGATATAGCTGCAATTCTGAATGATGAAACTACAGAGTTTGCTGATTATGCATCCCCTTATCATCGAGAAGTAGTGGATAGTCTTGTCGAAATGATCCGGGATTCGATTATTCCGCCTTTTATTTTGATTGGAGCCGGAGATGTTCTGTCGCCCATTCTAATAAACACTACAGAGTATAATTGGAGTGTTAAATTTTCTGATGGAATAATTACTTCGATATTGGTTACTGAATCAGAATCTGGCAAAGAAGTTATTTCGATAAACTCTAATAAAATATCATCTGACGATGGCGGTCTTTGTGAGGATTTAAGTAAGGCTGTTAATGCTGCAGATTATGCATTGCTGAATGCTATTCATGAACTTGAAGACGATGTAAATCAACAGGCTCAACAAAATATAGACGATGCTAAAGCAGCTTATGAAAAGCTGAAAGAAGTTGAAGACAATTTGAATGCGACAGTCAATGCTTTAATTGATCTTTGGCAGCTTTTAGAAAGTGATATGAGCCCAATTCAGTCCGTCTTTTCAATGTGGCAGAGCAGTGTTGATACAGCCATGACTGAATATACGCGTACTACAGCTACCATGATGGTTAATACCATGGATGAAAGTGCCAGCAGTGTAGATCCTCTTGCGGATTGGGTGGCGTGTTATGGGCCAACTTTAATTGGAGTACCGTCTCAAGCTTGTGAAGTTTGGCAGAATGTTAACGGTATGGTGGATGCGTTATCCGATGTTTTAAGTATTCTCGATAATGCACCGATACCTGTAGATCTACGAGTTGCACGGGAGGCACTAAGGGGGAAATCGATGGGCTAA
- a CDS encoding AMP-binding protein has translation MDKVQFEQVFGYSNDQAVVSYSSRGEISFAQFKRELAFVERKLKKSLNEAGIKRAAIFCEDSYEFSLLFFAAMSCCEVVVIPANNKRFTQQKLGEQTLLLGSWEDSSAFSINIPDQYSEELSVPSYFDAGIQLFTSGTSGEPQTVDKTLSQLLNEVKAHNLKWSSRVVNTTTLATVSHQHIYGLLFKLLWPLASGRRFVSKTYVDIVGLLQDAQKWGPAVWVASPAQLSRRISSWPWELGKSLVDIFSSGGPLLEVDAKAIDQLCGIQPIEVYGSTETGGIAWRNQLRQKSWSPLKGVNIAKNSDGLLKVSSPWLPKEFICQDKVQISTDDMFELKGRADRIIKIEEKRISLTQVESLLVGSSYIVKANALVLERKRKVVAAVATLTESGKELLQKKGKASLVRKLRETLAMDLDGVAVPRSWRFVDEIPTNLQGKITRDLLMQLFDEIPAAMVPQIISSEILDNTRQVNFTVNDDLPCLDGHFEGSPVVPGVVQLDWAMHFGRPLVKAGSTFTQMEVIKFKQLMMPGDAVTLSLEFSQEKNKLNYSFRNTQDGNIEYSSGRLCFSHV, from the coding sequence GTGGACAAAGTACAGTTTGAACAGGTGTTTGGTTACTCGAATGACCAAGCAGTAGTTAGCTATTCAAGTCGTGGGGAAATTTCATTCGCACAATTTAAACGTGAATTGGCATTTGTTGAGCGAAAGCTAAAAAAATCCCTAAACGAAGCTGGGATCAAGAGAGCTGCCATTTTCTGTGAAGATAGTTACGAGTTTAGTTTGCTCTTTTTTGCCGCTATGTCTTGTTGTGAAGTCGTTGTTATTCCGGCAAATAACAAGCGATTTACCCAGCAAAAACTGGGTGAGCAAACCCTATTACTGGGCAGCTGGGAAGATAGCTCGGCATTTAGTATAAATATTCCGGATCAATATAGCGAAGAGCTATCTGTTCCCAGTTATTTTGATGCTGGTATTCAATTATTCACATCAGGAACCAGTGGTGAACCACAAACTGTTGATAAAACCCTATCTCAATTGCTCAATGAGGTTAAGGCCCATAATCTGAAGTGGTCATCCCGGGTGGTTAATACAACTACTTTGGCAACAGTAAGCCACCAGCATATATATGGCTTACTGTTTAAATTACTGTGGCCGCTAGCCAGCGGGCGTCGATTTGTTAGTAAGACTTATGTGGATATTGTGGGATTACTCCAAGACGCCCAGAAATGGGGGCCTGCCGTGTGGGTTGCAAGCCCTGCACAGTTAAGTCGCCGTATTTCTTCCTGGCCATGGGAGTTAGGAAAGTCCTTAGTGGATATCTTTTCTTCTGGGGGGCCTTTACTGGAAGTAGATGCAAAGGCGATTGATCAGTTGTGTGGAATCCAGCCCATAGAGGTCTATGGAAGCACTGAAACCGGGGGGATTGCCTGGCGTAATCAATTGCGTCAGAAAAGTTGGAGTCCACTAAAAGGAGTGAACATTGCAAAAAACAGCGATGGGTTACTCAAAGTCTCTTCTCCGTGGTTGCCCAAGGAGTTTATTTGTCAGGACAAAGTACAGATAAGTACAGACGATATGTTCGAACTTAAGGGGCGAGCTGATCGCATTATTAAGATTGAAGAGAAAAGAATTTCTCTTACACAGGTTGAGTCCCTACTAGTTGGTAGCTCATATATTGTAAAAGCCAATGCACTTGTCCTGGAGCGTAAAAGAAAAGTAGTTGCCGCTGTTGCCACACTTACGGAATCCGGGAAAGAACTATTGCAAAAGAAAGGAAAGGCTTCTCTTGTTCGTAAACTTAGAGAAACCCTGGCCATGGATCTTGATGGCGTGGCTGTGCCACGTTCTTGGCGTTTTGTTGATGAAATTCCCACTAACTTACAGGGAAAAATAACGAGAGACCTGCTAATGCAACTTTTTGATGAAATTCCGGCAGCAATGGTGCCACAGATTATTAGCAGCGAAATATTAGATAATACTCGTCAAGTTAATTTTACGGTTAATGACGATTTGCCTTGCTTGGATGGTCATTTTGAAGGCTCACCGGTAGTGCCGGGAGTGGTACAGCTGGATTGGGCTATGCATTTTGGCCGCCCACTTGTAAAAGCCGGCAGTACGTTTACCCAAATGGAAGTGATTAAATTTAAGCAGTTAATGATGCCCGGTGATGCTGTCACTTTATCTTTGGAGTTCAGCCAGGAAAAGAACAAATTAAATTATTCTTTTCGAAACACTCAAGATGGCAATATAGAATATAGCAGTGGTAGGTTGTGCTTCAGCCATGTCTAA
- a CDS encoding lysophospholipid acyltransferase family protein, with protein MPVNLLPSKKKDKYWLRLVATAIAFSLFGIGGLILRFVLFPPLKVIYRDTEVRKCKARLCIHNTFRLFIGFMHITGIYTYQFRDEQKLAKPGQLILANHPSLIDVVFLISRIPNANCIVKASLFRNPFMRGAVMTAGYIPNDDPEQIIELASKSLQKGESVVLFPEGTRSVPGQPFRFQRGAAYMALRSGVTPTLVTIRCNPPMLMKNIPWYSIPLSRPHFQFDVNESESFIQVKEKDETPQVAREVTQELKAFFTEECAA; from the coding sequence ATGCCTGTTAACCTTCTACCGTCAAAGAAAAAAGACAAGTATTGGCTAAGGTTGGTTGCTACGGCGATAGCATTTAGCCTGTTCGGTATTGGTGGATTGATACTGCGGTTTGTTCTGTTCCCACCATTAAAGGTGATCTATCGGGACACAGAAGTTCGAAAATGCAAGGCTCGTTTGTGTATCCACAACACTTTTCGATTGTTTATTGGCTTTATGCATATCACGGGTATCTATACTTATCAATTTCGTGATGAACAAAAGTTAGCTAAACCAGGCCAATTGATATTGGCAAATCATCCATCGCTTATTGATGTGGTATTTCTAATATCCCGAATACCGAATGCCAACTGTATTGTAAAAGCCAGTTTATTTAGAAACCCGTTTATGCGCGGCGCGGTAATGACTGCAGGCTATATACCTAATGATGACCCGGAACAGATTATCGAACTGGCTTCGAAATCACTACAAAAAGGGGAATCAGTAGTTCTCTTTCCAGAGGGAACTCGCTCTGTACCAGGACAACCGTTTAGGTTTCAGCGTGGGGCAGCCTACATGGCGTTACGCTCCGGGGTGACCCCAACTCTGGTAACAATACGGTGTAATCCACCGATGCTGATGAAAAATATTCCTTGGTACAGTATTCCTCTGAGTCGACCACATTTTCAATTTGATGTGAATGAATCAGAGAGTTTTATTCAAGTAAAAGAAAAAGATGAAACACCACAAGTAGCCCGAGAGGTTACTCAAGAATTAAAAGCATTTTTTACCGAGGAGTGTGCTGCGTGA
- a CDS encoding ACT domain-containing protein yields the protein MKADLSIVRALRTLYPKLHDEIYVFCQVSDNRFTDILSESLCFFREGEGMSVILPQRSARQLDIAASAPFRQITLQILASLDAVRVIPVVAQELMEAGIDTSVVSTLHCDHIFVPDERAEFAVKILRGIRNRVQYS from the coding sequence ATGAAAGCTGATCTATCCATAGTGAGAGCATTGAGAACTTTGTATCCCAAGCTGCACGATGAAATCTATGTATTTTGTCAGGTTTCAGATAATCGGTTTACAGATATTTTGTCAGAGAGTTTGTGTTTCTTCCGAGAAGGTGAGGGAATGAGTGTGATACTGCCTCAACGTTCGGCTCGGCAATTAGATATTGCTGCAAGCGCCCCATTTCGCCAAATCACTTTGCAGATCCTGGCTAGCCTTGATGCGGTGCGGGTTATTCCTGTGGTTGCCCAGGAATTAATGGAGGCTGGAATAGATACCAGCGTGGTTTCCACACTACACTGTGACCACATTTTTGTCCCTGATGAGCGCGCGGAATTTGCAGTAAAAATTCTGCGCGGTATTCGAAATCGAGTTCAATATAGCTGA
- a CDS encoding phosphopantetheine-binding protein, whose translation MKELVEELKVLIIDVLNLEDITPEEIVADEPLFGEGLGLDSIDALELGLALQKKYNISIDAESEDTKSHFANVNSLANFVSSSCA comes from the coding sequence GTGAAAGAGTTAGTTGAAGAGCTTAAAGTTCTGATTATTGATGTATTAAATCTGGAAGATATTACTCCAGAAGAAATCGTAGCAGATGAGCCCCTTTTTGGAGAGGGCCTGGGGCTGGATTCTATTGATGCACTAGAGTTAGGTCTTGCTCTGCAGAAAAAATACAACATATCAATAGATGCAGAAAGTGAAGATACAAAATCGCATTTTGCTAATGTGAATAGCCTGGCAAATTTTGTCAGCAGCAGCTGCGCATAA
- a CDS encoding acyl carrier protein: protein MLNSREEILPKLTEILVEMFEVDEADITEEAHLSDDLDIDSIDAVDLIVRLKEVTGKKIAPEEFKSVRTVGDVVGAIEKVMAEK from the coding sequence ATGTTGAATAGCAGAGAAGAAATTTTACCAAAATTGACCGAAATTCTGGTTGAGATGTTTGAGGTCGATGAGGCAGATATAACAGAAGAAGCCCACCTCTCTGATGATCTTGATATAGATAGTATTGATGCTGTGGACCTAATTGTTCGCTTGAAAGAAGTAACAGGAAAGAAAATTGCACCTGAAGAGTTCAAAAGTGTAAGAACTGTTGGAGATGTAGTTGGTGCAATTGAAAAGGTAATGGCAGAGAAGTGA
- a CDS encoding glycosyltransferase family 2 protein, which translates to MSNFCFVIPVYNHEGAIAQTLASLDGFNLPYILVDDGCDKPCRIELQRLEQSYGPRVHLVVRQANGGKGAAVKSGLRAAKELGYSHGIQVDADGQHSPADIPQFLEKSRKCPDSLICGYPQYDKSVPKVRLWGRYLTHVWIWINTLSLEIKDSMCGLRCYPLSRTVDLLDNEYTGDRMDFDPEILVRWYWSKGGLCQVPVNVSYPIDGVSHFRGFEDNFLISAMHTRLFFGMLARTLRISTVGRKA; encoded by the coding sequence ATGTCTAACTTTTGTTTTGTAATACCCGTTTATAATCATGAGGGGGCGATCGCACAGACGTTGGCATCTCTGGATGGCTTTAACCTGCCTTACATTCTGGTAGATGATGGCTGTGATAAACCCTGTAGAATTGAACTACAACGCTTAGAGCAGAGCTATGGTCCCCGGGTTCACTTGGTTGTTCGCCAGGCTAATGGTGGAAAAGGTGCTGCGGTAAAAAGTGGTCTGCGAGCTGCGAAAGAGCTTGGATATAGTCATGGAATTCAAGTCGATGCCGATGGTCAACACAGCCCCGCTGACATACCTCAATTCCTAGAGAAAAGCAGAAAGTGCCCTGATTCACTGATTTGTGGCTATCCGCAATACGATAAATCAGTACCTAAAGTTCGTTTGTGGGGACGCTATCTAACTCATGTATGGATCTGGATTAATACTCTTTCTCTGGAGATTAAGGATTCCATGTGTGGGCTGCGTTGTTATCCCTTATCTCGAACTGTAGATTTGTTAGATAACGAGTATACCGGTGATCGAATGGATTTTGATCCAGAGATCTTGGTACGGTGGTATTGGAGCAAAGGCGGTCTTTGCCAGGTACCTGTTAATGTGAGCTACCCAATAGATGGCGTTTCCCATTTCCGGGGATTTGAGGATAACTTCCTTATATCGGCAATGCACACCCGTCTATTTTTTGGCATGTTGGCCAGAACTCTGCGTATTTCGACAGTAGGGCGAAAAGCGTGA